A window of Deinococcus arcticus contains these coding sequences:
- a CDS encoding class I SAM-dependent methyltransferase produces MSGEREQANARLFDAVAATYDEVGFLAQAARFVAGAAGVEPHEHVLDVMTGTGTVLRALPPGASGARVGTDLSAGMLAVARARLPGATFVQADAARLPFPAAHFDVVICAAGLFFMPDMTGAVREWARVLRPGGRLVVSSFGPGLLGDLPGLWRAALGAHGLKPGAPPLGRLPTPQALAEVLRAGGLQASAALCPLFYTLPSPQARLADIQAGLEGAPLAGLAAAGRDRLLNEHRAALVPLFGAGPLSVPLPLIVGTGVHLPGDATAPPGIA; encoded by the coding sequence GTGAGCGGCGAACGCGAGCAGGCCAACGCCCGCCTGTTCGACGCCGTGGCCGCCACCTACGACGAGGTGGGTTTTCTGGCCCAGGCCGCGCGCTTCGTGGCGGGGGCGGCGGGGGTAGAGCCGCACGAACACGTGCTGGACGTGATGACCGGCACCGGCACGGTCTTGCGCGCCCTGCCGCCAGGGGCCAGCGGGGCGCGGGTGGGCACCGACCTGTCGGCGGGGATGCTGGCTGTGGCGCGCGCCCGCTTGCCCGGCGCCACCTTCGTGCAGGCGGACGCCGCGCGGCTGCCCTTCCCAGCCGCCCACTTTGACGTGGTGATCTGTGCGGCTGGCCTGTTTTTCATGCCGGACATGACCGGCGCTGTGCGCGAATGGGCCCGGGTGCTGCGGCCCGGGGGGCGGCTGGTGGTCTCCAGCTTCGGGCCGGGGCTGCTGGGCGACTTGCCGGGCCTGTGGCGCGCGGCGCTGGGGGCCCACGGCCTGAAACCCGGCGCGCCGCCCCTGGGCCGCCTGCCCACACCCCAGGCCCTGGCCGAGGTGCTGCGTGCCGGGGGTCTGCAGGCCAGCGCGGCGCTCTGTCCCCTCTTCTACACGCTGCCCAGCCCACAGGCCCGGCTGGCCGATATTCAGGCCGGGCTGGAAGGTGCGCCGCTGGCCGGGCTTGCGGCGGCCGGGCGCGACCGGCTGCTGAACGAGCACCGCGCCGCACTGGTGCCGCTGTTTGGGGCGGGGCCTCTGAGCGTGCCGCTGCCGCTCATTGTGGGCACGGGCGTGCATCTTCCGGGGGACGCAACGGCGCCGCCGGGCATCGCGTAA
- a CDS encoding AAA family ATPase has protein sequence MPEFRCGLVIGKFAPLHRGHLHLLNHALARCERLSVWVYSRPDFPEMPSPLRRGWLRELYPGRLFPGLDLLPDAPNPPPNDEPDAVHRAYVHSVLRGWRVFPDAVFTSEAYGDALAAELGAAHVCVDRARQAVPISGSALRADVHAHRAFLDPVVYAHFVRRVNILGAESTGKSTLTRALGEALGTAWVREYGRDVYEREGGQLGPAHFLEIARGHRALEDEAARAPGVHRWVFCDTDAATTRMWSYLLTGTAPPELHALADECRARYAHTFLCGTDLPHEQDGWRANTEVRAVQQALIRQDLDTRGVAYTALQGSVAQRVAQVRAALGAP, from the coding sequence TTGCCTGAATTCCGCTGCGGCCTGGTGATCGGCAAGTTTGCGCCGCTCCACCGGGGCCACCTGCACCTGCTGAACCACGCCCTGGCCCGCTGCGAGCGCCTGAGCGTGTGGGTCTATTCCCGCCCGGATTTCCCGGAGATGCCCTCGCCGCTGCGCCGGGGCTGGCTGCGCGAGCTGTATCCGGGACGGCTGTTTCCAGGGCTGGACCTCTTGCCCGACGCCCCGAATCCGCCGCCCAACGACGAGCCGGACGCCGTGCACCGCGCGTACGTGCACTCGGTGCTCCGGGGCTGGAGGGTTTTCCCCGACGCGGTGTTCACCTCGGAAGCCTACGGGGACGCGCTGGCCGCCGAACTGGGCGCGGCGCACGTGTGCGTGGACCGGGCGCGGCAGGCCGTACCCATCAGCGGGAGCGCCCTGCGCGCTGATGTTCATGCCCACCGGGCCTTTCTGGACCCCGTGGTGTACGCCCACTTCGTGCGCCGGGTGAACATCCTGGGCGCCGAGAGCACCGGCAAGAGCACCCTCACCCGCGCGCTGGGCGAGGCGCTGGGCACCGCCTGGGTGCGCGAATACGGCCGGGACGTGTACGAGCGGGAAGGGGGCCAGCTGGGGCCCGCGCATTTTCTGGAGATCGCCCGGGGGCACCGCGCCCTGGAAGACGAGGCCGCGCGGGCGCCCGGCGTTCACCGCTGGGTGTTCTGCGACACCGACGCCGCCACCACCCGCATGTGGTCGTACCTGCTGACCGGCACGGCGCCGCCCGAACTGCACGCCCTGGCAGACGAATGCCGCGCCCGCTACGCCCACACCTTTCTGTGCGGCACCGACCTGCCCCACGAACAGGACGGCTGGCGCGCCAACACCGAGGTACGCGCCGTGCAGCAGGCGCTGATCCGGCAGGACCTGGACACGCGCGGGGTGGCCTACACGGCCCTGCAGGGCTCTGTGGCCCAGCGGGTGGCGCAGGTGCGGGCCGCCCTGGGGGCCCCGTGA
- a CDS encoding nicotinamide mononucleotide transporter family protein produces MTLFGLSIPTLALDLAGGLCVLVSLYYLWFKRSTYWHWSNASLLPYFLLFLSGGQWMLAGLQVTYLLFGLHGLYLWHLETRRARGEIRFNEPAWYGVTWAASLLIFTFTVAATDFSAGWNWVQFVAVTLALIANFGTTRRWSWSWPVWIAVNAVQAVYFWHTQYWVLFGLQFMLAAMSVYGWRQWRRDEARAVAFA; encoded by the coding sequence ATGACCCTCTTTGGCCTCTCCATCCCTACCCTCGCCCTGGACCTTGCGGGCGGCCTGTGCGTACTGGTCAGCCTGTATTACCTGTGGTTCAAGCGCAGCACCTACTGGCACTGGAGCAACGCCTCGCTGCTGCCATATTTCCTGCTGTTTCTCTCTGGCGGGCAGTGGATGCTGGCCGGCCTGCAGGTCACGTACCTGCTGTTCGGCCTTCACGGGCTGTACCTGTGGCACCTGGAAACGCGCCGGGCCCGGGGCGAGATCCGCTTCAACGAGCCCGCGTGGTATGGCGTCACCTGGGCCGCCAGCCTGCTGATTTTCACTTTTACCGTGGCCGCCACAGATTTCAGCGCCGGGTGGAACTGGGTGCAGTTCGTGGCCGTCACCCTGGCCCTGATCGCCAACTTTGGCACCACCCGCCGCTGGTCGTGGTCCTGGCCGGTGTGGATCGCGGTCAATGCCGTGCAGGCGGTGTATTTCTGGCACACCCAGTACTGGGTGCTGTTTGGGCTGCAATTCATGCTGGCCGCCATGAGCGTGTACGGCTGGCGGCAGTGGCGGCGCGACGAGGCGCGGGCGGTGGCCTTTGCCTGA